A region of Pyxidicoccus parkwaysis DNA encodes the following proteins:
- a CDS encoding Tgt2/MlaC family protein, giving the protein MNARFRTVTFLAAMAFAVPALAGAPKDDAVAKPVKTVVQSVRYERDAAALKLFGSEEQGKFLLGDAWTKGTDAQRKEFIELFQGLFAGIAFPRVRENFKNLDSITYEPADVKGNEATVASTIFIKHPLKTQEMKLKYRLVKDAAAWKVVDVTVLGSSMLQDIRDSQVQPLLNQGGWDLLLTRMRTELAKVQKK; this is encoded by the coding sequence ATGAACGCCCGCTTCCGTACCGTCACCTTCCTGGCCGCCATGGCCTTCGCCGTCCCCGCGCTCGCCGGCGCGCCGAAGGACGACGCCGTCGCCAAGCCGGTGAAGACGGTGGTGCAGTCCGTTCGCTACGAGCGCGACGCGGCCGCCCTCAAGCTCTTCGGCAGCGAGGAGCAGGGGAAGTTCCTGCTCGGCGATGCGTGGACCAAGGGCACGGACGCGCAGCGCAAGGAGTTCATCGAGCTGTTCCAGGGCCTCTTCGCGGGCATCGCCTTCCCCCGCGTGCGTGAGAACTTCAAGAACCTGGACTCCATCACCTACGAGCCCGCCGACGTGAAGGGCAACGAGGCGACGGTGGCCTCCACCATCTTCATCAAGCACCCGCTGAAGACGCAGGAGATGAAGCTGAAGTACCGCCTCGTGAAGGACGCCGCCGCGTGGAAGGTGGTGGACGTGACGGTGCTCGGCTCCTCCATGCTCCAGGACATCCGTGACTCGCAGGTGCAGCCGCTGCTCAACCAGGGCGGGTGGGACCTGCTGCTGACGCGCATGCGCACCGAGCTGGCGAAGGTGCAGAAGAAGTAG
- the metK gene encoding methionine adenosyltransferase: protein MPTDYLFTSESVTEGHPDKIADQISDGVLDAIIAKDPQARVAVETLVKTGLAIVAGEVTTNCYVDIPRIVRSTICRIGYTDSSMGYDGNTCGVMVAIEGQSQDIARGVDNKKDQGAGDQGMMFGFACDETPELMPAPLHYAHALTRRLADVRRKQHPWIRPDGKSQVTVQYVDGRPVRIDAVVVSTQHAEEVSNKKIQEAIREDVIAKALPKKLIDNKTKFFINPTGRFVVGGPMGDSGVTGRKIIVDTYGGMGRHGGGAFSGKDPSKVDRSAAYMGRYIAKNVVAAGLAKRCEVQVSYAIGVAEPVSVMVETFGTATVPEERIAKAVRATFGLRPREITEHLDLLRPIYQKTAAYGHFGRTEKEFTWERTDKKDALRDAASGTGSRRLKAV from the coding sequence ATGCCTACCGACTATTTGTTCACGTCCGAATCCGTCACCGAAGGCCACCCGGACAAGATCGCTGATCAGATCTCCGACGGTGTGCTGGATGCCATCATCGCCAAGGATCCGCAGGCGCGCGTCGCGGTGGAGACGCTCGTCAAGACGGGCCTCGCCATCGTCGCGGGCGAGGTGACGACGAACTGTTACGTGGACATCCCGCGCATCGTTCGCAGCACCATCTGCCGCATCGGCTACACCGACAGCTCCATGGGCTATGACGGCAACACCTGCGGCGTCATGGTGGCCATCGAAGGCCAGAGCCAGGACATCGCCCGTGGCGTCGACAACAAGAAGGACCAGGGCGCCGGCGACCAGGGCATGATGTTCGGCTTCGCGTGCGACGAGACGCCGGAGCTGATGCCCGCGCCGCTGCACTACGCCCACGCGCTGACCCGCCGTCTGGCGGACGTGCGCCGCAAGCAGCACCCCTGGATTCGCCCGGACGGCAAGAGCCAGGTGACGGTGCAGTACGTGGATGGCCGCCCCGTCCGCATCGACGCGGTGGTGGTGTCCACGCAGCACGCCGAGGAGGTCTCCAACAAGAAGATCCAGGAGGCCATCCGCGAGGACGTCATCGCGAAGGCGCTGCCGAAGAAGCTCATCGACAACAAGACCAAGTTCTTCATCAACCCCACCGGCCGCTTCGTGGTGGGTGGTCCCATGGGCGACTCCGGCGTGACGGGCCGGAAGATCATCGTGGACACCTACGGCGGCATGGGCCGTCACGGCGGCGGCGCGTTCAGCGGCAAGGACCCGTCCAAGGTGGACCGCTCGGCCGCGTACATGGGCCGCTACATCGCGAAGAACGTGGTGGCCGCGGGCCTGGCGAAGCGCTGCGAGGTGCAGGTGTCCTACGCCATCGGCGTGGCCGAGCCGGTCAGCGTGATGGTGGAGACCTTCGGCACCGCCACGGTCCCCGAGGAGCGCATCGCCAAGGCCGTGCGCGCGACGTTCGGCCTCCGGCCGCGCGAAATCACCGAGCACCTGGACCTGCTGCGGCCCATCTACCAGAAGACCGCCGCCTACGGTCACTTCGGCCGCACCGAGAAGGAGTTCACCTGGGAGCGCACCGACAAGAAGGACGCCCTGCGTGATGCCGCCAGTGGCACGGGCTCGCGCCGCCTGAAGGCGGTCTGA
- a CDS encoding penicillin-binding transpeptidase domain-containing protein, which translates to MSQRHRATLLVLTLASSLCAAAPPRPAPAHPGCFLLMDLDTGAVARNDAEKCAKRIVPASSFKVPHALIALETGVLSGPTEVRKWDGTKYAVEMWNQDQTLDTAMRRSAVWFFQGTAKQIGQQRMEEWLKRFRYGNADASGEITRFWLGGPLRISPDEQLDFLARMYRGELPVSAKTLEAVKATLVQGPDTVANTRDGINMGGPWKDGAVLSCKTGTYPQPEGDISWLIGHVATPRGRYVFVSAVQSPPGKKQTPHPALASAIDALKARGLL; encoded by the coding sequence ATGTCCCAACGCCACCGCGCCACGCTGCTCGTGCTCACCCTCGCCTCCTCCCTCTGCGCCGCCGCGCCACCAAGGCCCGCGCCGGCCCATCCCGGCTGCTTCCTCCTCATGGACCTCGACACGGGCGCCGTGGCTCGCAACGACGCGGAGAAGTGCGCGAAGCGCATCGTCCCCGCCTCCTCCTTCAAGGTGCCCCACGCGCTCATCGCGCTCGAAACGGGCGTCCTCTCCGGCCCCACCGAGGTCCGCAAGTGGGACGGCACGAAGTACGCCGTGGAGATGTGGAACCAGGACCAGACGCTCGACACGGCGATGCGCCGCTCCGCCGTCTGGTTCTTCCAGGGCACCGCGAAGCAGATTGGCCAGCAGCGCATGGAGGAATGGCTGAAGCGCTTCCGCTACGGCAACGCGGACGCCTCCGGCGAAATCACGCGCTTCTGGCTCGGCGGCCCGCTGCGCATCTCCCCGGACGAGCAGCTCGACTTCCTCGCGCGCATGTACCGCGGTGAATTGCCCGTCAGCGCGAAGACGCTGGAGGCCGTGAAGGCCACGCTGGTACAGGGCCCGGACACCGTGGCCAACACCCGCGACGGCATCAACATGGGCGGCCCGTGGAAGGACGGCGCGGTGCTGAGCTGCAAGACGGGCACGTACCCGCAACCCGAAGGCGACATCTCCTGGCTCATCGGCCACGTCGCCACGCCGCGCGGGCGCTACGTCTTCGTCAGCGCCGTGCAGTCACCGCCAGGGAAGAAGCAGACGCCCCACCCCGCGCTCGCCTCCGCCATCGACGCGCTGAAGGCCCGGGGCCTGCTCTGA